In one Staphylococcus lutrae genomic region, the following are encoded:
- a CDS encoding ABC transporter permease — MSTTSLLLTSLLLFIPIIVSFKEKLHIAKDLIIAAIRAVIQLVIIGYLLEFVFKLEQVWIVLTLILVIMINAAANTKKRQPVVVKHAFWISLAGILTGATLSLGGVLLTGAINFTPNEIIPVAGMVGSNGMIAINLSYQNLNRIFTKETDMIEAKLSLGASPAIAAKDAIRESIKVAIVPTIDSVKTYGLVSIPGMMTGMIIAGVPPMQAIKFQLMVVFIHTTATIVSALVATYLMYRQFFNPRHQLIQVSED, encoded by the coding sequence ATGAGCACCACTTCTTTATTACTGACGTCTTTATTATTGTTCATTCCTATTATCGTCTCATTCAAAGAAAAGTTACATATTGCGAAAGATCTGATCATTGCCGCGATACGAGCGGTGATTCAATTGGTGATTATCGGATATTTACTAGAATTTGTATTTAAATTAGAACAAGTGTGGATTGTACTTACCTTGATTTTAGTGATCATGATCAATGCGGCTGCGAATACGAAAAAGCGTCAACCCGTCGTTGTGAAGCATGCCTTTTGGATTTCTTTGGCAGGTATTTTGACAGGCGCAACCTTGTCTTTAGGTGGTGTGTTATTAACAGGGGCGATTAATTTTACTCCAAATGAAATCATACCTGTAGCCGGTATGGTCGGGAGTAATGGGATGATTGCGATTAATTTAAGTTACCAAAATTTAAATCGCATTTTTACAAAAGAAACAGATATGATAGAGGCTAAACTCTCTTTAGGTGCGAGCCCTGCAATTGCGGCCAAAGATGCGATTCGGGAAAGTATTAAAGTGGCGATTGTCCCGACGATTGACTCAGTAAAAACATACGGTCTCGTATCGATACCCGGTATGATGACGGGGATGATTATCGCAGGTGTGCCACCGATGCAAGCGATTAAGTTTCAGTTAATGGTCGTCTTTATTCATACGACGGCAACGATTGTTTCAGCATTAGTGGCAACCTATTTAATGTATCGTCAATTTTTTAATCCGCGTCACCAACTCATTCAGGTCTCAGAAGATTAG
- a CDS encoding 1,4-dihydroxy-2-naphthoate polyprenyltransferase, giving the protein MTSQFEKHSTFHKYWQLMRPHTLTASVVPVLVGTATAKLFLLGSEDHLHFGLFIAMLLSCLLIQAATNMFNEYYDYKKGLDDHESVGIGGAIVRNGMTPQHVFQLAIIFYVIAAILGLYLAIQSSFWLIPVGLLCMAIGYLYTGGPFPISWTPLGELFSGVFMGMIIVVIAFYIQTGQLQSYAFWISIPIVITIGLINMSNNIRDRVKDRQSGRRTLPILLGKRGSLLFLAVFYAIAYLFVVYTAFFKDGGSLFYLLALLSFPLPVKVYRRFQKNDTPQTMMPAMAAAGKTNTLFGVLYALGIYISALLGGV; this is encoded by the coding sequence ATGACATCTCAATTTGAAAAACATTCAACGTTTCACAAATATTGGCAACTCATGCGTCCTCATACGTTAACCGCGTCAGTGGTTCCTGTTTTAGTGGGAACAGCCACGGCGAAACTTTTTTTATTGGGCAGTGAGGACCACCTTCATTTTGGATTATTCATCGCTATGTTGTTATCATGTTTACTTATTCAAGCAGCAACGAACATGTTCAATGAGTACTACGACTATAAAAAAGGATTAGACGACCACGAGTCCGTGGGTATTGGTGGTGCAATTGTCCGAAATGGCATGACACCCCAACACGTATTCCAGCTGGCCATTATTTTTTATGTGATTGCCGCAATACTCGGACTTTACTTAGCAATCCAAAGTTCTTTTTGGCTTATTCCAGTCGGTCTTTTATGTATGGCCATAGGATATTTGTACACTGGCGGTCCTTTTCCAATCTCATGGACACCTTTAGGAGAACTTTTCTCAGGTGTATTTATGGGAATGATTATTGTCGTCATCGCTTTTTACATACAAACCGGTCAACTTCAAAGTTACGCCTTTTGGATAAGTATTCCTATCGTTATCACAATTGGTTTAATCAACATGTCGAACAATATTCGTGACCGTGTTAAAGACCGTCAAAGTGGTAGACGTACATTGCCTATTTTATTAGGTAAACGAGGATCACTCCTCTTTTTAGCGGTATTCTATGCAATTGCTTACCTTTTTGTCGTTTATACTGCATTTTTCAAAGATGGGGGGTCGCTGTTCTACTTACTCGCATTACTCAGCTTCCCATTACCCGTTAAAGTGTATCGCCGTTTCCAGAAAAACGATACACCGCAAACCATGATGCCTGCGATGGCCGCTGCTGGGAAAACCAATACCTTATTCGGCGTGTTATATGCACTTGGTATTTATATCAGTGCCTTGTTAGGCGGCGTCTAG
- a CDS encoding ABC transporter ATP-binding protein: protein MLELTNVSYQIAQRHILKQVNIHVESGEAIAVVGPSGSGKSTLLKVIADLLSPTEGDLCFKGKSYDQYKPEMLRQHISYLPQSVTLLSGTIRDNLAFPAQVRREPFDKAKAKSLMAKVGLKKYRLSDKVQNMSGGEKQRITIVRQLMFTPDLLMLDEATSALDDKNSRQIEKLVFDLVEKGMSVLWITHNTDQSQRQFHRKIEIQHGSIAKEERLM, encoded by the coding sequence ATGCTTGAATTAACGAATGTGAGTTATCAAATCGCGCAACGCCATATTTTGAAGCAAGTGAATATTCATGTTGAAAGTGGTGAAGCAATCGCAGTGGTTGGGCCTTCTGGAAGTGGTAAGAGTACTTTGTTAAAAGTGATTGCAGATTTGTTGAGCCCGACTGAAGGTGATTTGTGTTTTAAAGGTAAAAGTTACGACCAGTATAAACCAGAAATGTTAAGGCAACATATCAGTTATTTACCACAAAGTGTTACATTACTTAGTGGAACGATTCGAGATAATTTAGCTTTTCCGGCACAAGTGCGTCGTGAGCCTTTTGATAAAGCAAAAGCCAAATCATTAATGGCGAAGGTAGGATTGAAAAAGTATCGACTGTCGGATAAAGTGCAAAATATGTCCGGGGGCGAGAAACAGCGTATTACAATTGTACGCCAGCTCATGTTTACACCTGATTTGCTCATGCTCGATGAAGCGACGAGTGCATTGGATGATAAAAACAGTCGTCAAATTGAAAAGCTTGTATTTGATTTAGTAGAAAAAGGGATGTCTGTATTGTGGATTACACACAATACCGATCAAAGTCAGCGGCAGTTTCATCGTAAAATTGAAATACAGCATGGATCGATAGCAAAGGAGGAGCGATTGATGTGA